One stretch of Thermococcus sp. 21S9 DNA includes these proteins:
- a CDS encoding AMP phosphorylase — translation MRAKVRILDFYSGRYSVLINEEDAKEAKLHPDDLVKLEAGKKTVYGSVVISNLVERGEVGVSRDVLELHSFSEGETVAVIPAGTPESVRYIKKKMNGEKLRKVEIEAIIRDIVDRKLRDIEISAFVTSLEINGLDMDEIAALTIAMAETGDMLDIDRKPIMDVHSIGGVPGNKTNILVVPIVAAAGLTIPKTSSRAITSAAGTADVVEVFANVSFSLDEIKRIVEKVGACLVWGGALNLAPADDITIKAERALSIDPTGLMLASIMSKKYAMGSQYVLIDIPTGKGVKVETVEQARALARDFIELGKRLGQYVEVAITYGGQPIGHTVGPALEAREALMTLMTGKGPGSLIEKATGLAGILLEMGGVAPQGMGKKMAREILESGKAWEKMKEIIEAQGGDPNIKPEEIPIGDKTYTFTAPTSGYVTAIDNRAITAIARAAGAPEDKGAGLELYVKVGEKVKEGDPLFTIHAEHEARLDQAIVLARRAEPIRIEGMVLQRIGNI, via the coding sequence ATGAGGGCAAAGGTCAGGATTCTCGACTTCTACAGCGGTCGGTATTCGGTTCTCATAAACGAAGAGGACGCCAAGGAGGCCAAACTCCACCCGGATGACCTTGTGAAGCTCGAAGCCGGGAAGAAGACGGTCTACGGAAGCGTTGTCATAAGCAACCTCGTGGAGAGGGGGGAGGTTGGAGTTAGCAGGGACGTCCTTGAACTCCACAGCTTCTCCGAAGGGGAGACCGTTGCGGTTATTCCTGCTGGAACCCCTGAGAGTGTCCGCTACATAAAGAAGAAGATGAACGGAGAGAAGCTCAGAAAGGTCGAGATTGAAGCAATAATCAGGGACATCGTCGACAGGAAGCTCAGGGACATCGAAATAAGTGCCTTTGTCACCTCACTCGAGATAAACGGCCTCGATATGGACGAGATTGCGGCCCTAACCATAGCAATGGCCGAAACCGGTGACATGCTCGACATCGACAGGAAGCCGATAATGGACGTCCACAGCATCGGTGGCGTTCCGGGCAACAAGACCAACATACTCGTCGTGCCCATCGTTGCCGCTGCTGGGTTAACAATCCCGAAGACCAGCTCAAGGGCCATAACCAGCGCCGCTGGAACTGCAGACGTCGTCGAGGTCTTCGCAAACGTCAGCTTCTCCCTCGACGAAATCAAGAGGATAGTCGAGAAGGTCGGCGCGTGCCTCGTCTGGGGAGGAGCCTTGAACCTCGCTCCCGCAGATGACATCACAATCAAGGCCGAGCGCGCCCTCAGCATCGACCCGACTGGGCTCATGCTCGCGAGCATAATGTCCAAGAAGTACGCCATGGGAAGCCAGTACGTCCTCATAGACATTCCAACAGGAAAGGGCGTCAAGGTTGAGACCGTCGAGCAGGCGAGGGCCCTCGCGAGGGACTTCATAGAGCTCGGCAAGAGGCTCGGCCAGTACGTTGAGGTGGCCATAACCTACGGTGGCCAGCCTATAGGACACACCGTCGGCCCGGCGCTCGAGGCGAGGGAAGCCCTTATGACGCTCATGACCGGAAAGGGGCCGGGAAGCCTGATAGAGAAGGCCACCGGGCTGGCCGGAATCCTGCTCGAGATGGGCGGAGTTGCGCCCCAGGGAATGGGCAAGAAGATGGCCAGGGAAATTCTCGAGAGTGGAAAGGCTTGGGAGAAGATGAAGGAAATCATCGAGGCCCAGGGAGGAGACCCCAACATCAAGCCCGAAGAGATTCCGATAGGCGACAAGACCTACACCTTCACGGCCCCAACGAGCGGTTACGTCACCGCGATAGACAACAGGGCGATAACTGCCATCGCGAGGGCCGCCGGAGCTCCCGAGGACAAGGGTGCCGGACTGGAGCTCTACGTCAAGGTCGGCGAGAAGGTCAAAGAAGGCGACCCGCTCTTCACGATTCACGCCGAGCACGAGGCGAGGCTCGACCAGGCGATAGTTCTCGCGAGGAGGGCCGAGCCGATAAGAATAGAGGGAATGGTCCTCCAGCGAATCGGAAATATCTGA
- the minD gene encoding cell division ATPase MinD: MEGRSIVFASGKGGTGKTTTVANLGVALAQFGKEVILLDADLTMANLSLVLGMEDIPITLHDVLAREADLKDAIYEGPAGVKVIPGGLSLEKVKKAKPERLRELMREIGQMADFVLIDAPAGLEMTSVTALLIGKELIIVTNPEISAITDSLKTKLIAEKLGTLPLGVVLNRVTNEKTELTKEEIEAILEVPVLAMIPEDPEVKRASAYGVPLVIKNPTSPAAIAIKQLAAKLAGIKWQPPEPESPIKRVFKAIFGGKK, encoded by the coding sequence TTGGAAGGGCGTTCAATAGTTTTTGCATCCGGAAAGGGTGGAACCGGTAAAACTACAACCGTGGCAAACCTGGGTGTTGCTTTAGCCCAGTTCGGCAAGGAAGTGATTCTCCTCGACGCTGACCTGACCATGGCAAACCTTAGCCTCGTCCTTGGAATGGAGGACATACCAATCACGCTCCACGACGTTCTCGCGAGGGAGGCTGACCTCAAGGACGCAATCTACGAGGGACCGGCTGGAGTCAAGGTCATACCAGGTGGACTTAGCCTTGAAAAGGTCAAGAAGGCCAAGCCCGAGAGGCTCAGGGAGCTCATGAGGGAAATCGGTCAGATGGCGGACTTCGTCCTCATCGACGCGCCAGCGGGACTTGAGATGACCTCCGTAACAGCTCTCCTCATCGGTAAGGAGCTCATCATCGTCACCAACCCGGAAATTTCTGCCATAACTGACTCGCTCAAGACCAAGCTCATCGCCGAGAAGCTTGGAACCCTCCCGCTCGGCGTTGTTCTCAATAGGGTCACCAACGAGAAGACCGAACTCACCAAGGAAGAAATAGAGGCTATCCTCGAGGTCCCGGTCCTGGCCATGATTCCGGAAGACCCCGAGGTCAAGAGGGCCAGCGCCTACGGTGTCCCGCTCGTCATCAAGAACCCCACGAGCCCCGCTGCCATAGCCATCAAACAGCTCGCGGCCAAGCTTGCCGGAATCAAGTGGCAGCCGCCCGAGCCCGAGAGCCCGATTAAGAGGGTCTTCAAAGCCATATTCGGAGGGAAGAAGTGA
- a CDS encoding slipin family protein — translation MAIGTIVLGIVLLFVLIILASAIKIVKEYERAVIFRLGRVVGARGPGLFFIIPIFEKAVIVDLRTRVLDVPVQETITKDNVPVRVNAVVYFRVVDPVKAVTQVSNYIMATSQIAQTTLRSVIGQAHLDELLSEREKLNLQLQKIIDEATDPWGIKVTTVEIKDVELPSGMQRAMAKQAEAERERRARILLAEAERQAAEKLREAAQIISEHPMALQLRTLQTISDVASDKSNVIVLPLPMEMLKLFQAVGDAAKAYTAKTKEEKDENAE, via the coding sequence ATGGCGATTGGGACCATCGTTTTGGGAATCGTTTTGCTTTTTGTTTTGATTATACTGGCAAGCGCCATAAAAATCGTCAAGGAGTACGAGAGGGCTGTTATATTCCGTCTCGGTAGGGTCGTCGGTGCCAGGGGTCCGGGACTGTTCTTCATAATCCCGATTTTCGAAAAGGCAGTCATAGTTGACCTCCGTACGAGGGTTCTCGACGTTCCGGTTCAGGAGACCATAACCAAGGACAACGTTCCGGTCAGGGTCAACGCGGTCGTCTACTTCCGCGTCGTCGACCCTGTTAAGGCCGTCACTCAGGTCAGCAACTACATAATGGCCACCAGCCAGATTGCCCAGACGACGTTGAGGAGTGTCATTGGACAGGCGCACCTCGACGAGCTGTTGAGTGAGAGGGAGAAGCTCAACCTCCAGCTCCAGAAGATTATCGACGAGGCAACGGACCCGTGGGGTATCAAGGTAACCACCGTTGAGATAAAGGACGTTGAGCTCCCCAGCGGAATGCAGAGGGCAATGGCCAAGCAGGCAGAGGCCGAAAGGGAGAGGAGGGCAAGGATTCTCCTTGCCGAGGCCGAGAGGCAGGCTGCCGAGAAGCTCCGTGAAGCCGCGCAGATAATCAGCGAGCACCCGATGGCCCTTCAGCTCAGGACGCTTCAGACGATAAGCGACGTTGCCAGCGATAAGAGCAACGTCATAGTTCTACCGCTCCCGATGGAGATGCTGAAGCTGTTCCAGGCAGTTGGTGATGCTGCGAAAGCATACACCGCCAAGACAAAGGAAGAAAAGGACGAGAACGCCGAATGA
- a CDS encoding nodulation protein NfeD, with translation MRAMKRALLVILFVSILLLPGVSADKKVVYVGKIDGTITQYTADQFASYIKTAEENNAEALIIELNTPGGQGDAMMRIVSLIQNSTVPVIIYVYPRGAIAASAGTYIAMSAHLIAMAPGTSIGACEPILGYAANGSIIRAPAKIRNFYTAYMRSLAEESGRNVTAAEKFVLEDLSLTPEEALNAHVIEVVADDVPDLLKKANGMRTKVPVAGKGYVTLNFTNVEVKELNPSISYRIVTFLANPAVSYLLFVVGMLGLVFGFLTPGWHVPETLGAILLVLGVIGMGYFGYNEAGLVLIILGMIFFIAEALTPTFGLFTVAGLISFILGGLILFGKGGGGVYLVSASTFETLRVAIIVTGVLLALFFLFGMAAVVKAHRRKPETGREELVGEVGKVVEDLNPEGIIKVRGELWKAVSKDGSMIRVGERVKVLEVRGLTLIVEKVRGDS, from the coding sequence ATGAGAGCCATGAAGCGTGCCCTGCTCGTAATACTGTTCGTTTCAATACTGCTCCTCCCTGGGGTTTCCGCTGATAAGAAAGTGGTCTACGTGGGCAAGATAGACGGCACGATAACACAGTACACCGCCGACCAGTTCGCGAGCTACATAAAGACCGCCGAGGAAAACAACGCCGAGGCTCTGATTATAGAGCTCAACACGCCCGGTGGTCAGGGCGACGCGATGATGCGCATCGTTTCTCTCATCCAGAACTCGACGGTTCCCGTGATAATCTACGTTTACCCAAGGGGCGCAATAGCGGCTTCCGCCGGAACTTACATCGCGATGAGCGCCCATCTAATAGCAATGGCCCCCGGAACGAGCATAGGGGCGTGCGAGCCAATACTCGGCTACGCCGCCAACGGGAGTATAATACGCGCTCCAGCAAAGATTAGGAACTTCTACACCGCCTACATGCGCTCTCTCGCAGAGGAAAGCGGTAGAAACGTAACAGCCGCCGAGAAGTTCGTGCTGGAAGACCTGAGCCTGACACCCGAAGAGGCTCTGAACGCCCACGTGATTGAGGTGGTAGCGGACGACGTTCCCGACCTCCTTAAGAAGGCCAATGGAATGAGAACGAAGGTTCCCGTGGCCGGAAAGGGCTACGTCACCTTAAATTTCACGAACGTTGAAGTTAAGGAATTGAATCCATCAATCAGCTATCGCATAGTCACGTTCCTTGCTAACCCCGCTGTGTCCTACCTTCTCTTCGTGGTAGGGATGCTCGGCCTTGTCTTCGGCTTTCTAACGCCCGGCTGGCACGTTCCGGAAACCCTCGGGGCGATACTGCTCGTTCTCGGTGTCATTGGAATGGGATACTTTGGCTACAACGAGGCCGGCCTTGTGCTAATAATCCTCGGCATGATTTTCTTCATTGCGGAGGCGCTGACACCAACGTTTGGACTATTCACCGTCGCGGGGCTCATTAGCTTCATCCTCGGCGGTCTGATACTCTTCGGCAAAGGTGGTGGAGGTGTTTACCTCGTGAGCGCTTCAACCTTCGAGACCCTCAGGGTGGCGATAATCGTTACTGGAGTCCTGCTTGCCCTGTTCTTCCTCTTCGGAATGGCCGCTGTTGTCAAGGCCCACCGTAGAAAACCCGAGACGGGCAGGGAAGAACTCGTTGGGGAGGTCGGCAAGGTTGTTGAGGACCTTAACCCCGAGGGCATAATTAAAGTCCGCGGAGAGCTATGGAAGGCAGTCTCCAAGGACGGCTCGATGATTAGGGTCGGGGAGAGGGTTAAGGTTCTTGAGGTCAGGGGGCTGACTCTTATAGTTGAAAAAGTTAGGGGTGATAGCTGA
- a CDS encoding DNA-3-methyladenine glycosylase, giving the protein MVSVEKTAKEMIRNGTWAFRDGTFYQALRLSNGKTGVVAYDGDFLFPENWGRGERREAREKLTFILGLDTDLDSFYAEIGDSPFAFLIEEFYGLTIPASPGPYQALVEVIAQQQVNYEFAQRTIRNLVELAGESVGELYAFPTAERIAGLSEEELKKARLGYRAGYIKSLTELYLKGELNLELWDREVDDAIKYLTRFRGIGKWSAELFLAYGLRKNVYPAGDLGLRRGIAKIFGKRPKEVKERDVRELIEPYGRWKGLLAFYILCYDRKTEMERKVKIRS; this is encoded by the coding sequence ATGGTTAGCGTTGAAAAAACCGCAAAGGAAATGATACGCAACGGCACCTGGGCCTTCAGGGACGGCACGTTCTACCAGGCCCTGAGGCTGAGCAACGGGAAAACTGGAGTGGTCGCCTACGACGGGGACTTCCTCTTCCCCGAGAACTGGGGGAGAGGGGAGAGAAGAGAGGCGAGGGAAAAGCTAACCTTCATTCTCGGCCTCGACACGGATTTGGATTCCTTCTACGCAGAGATAGGCGATTCGCCCTTCGCGTTCCTCATCGAGGAGTTCTACGGTCTAACGATTCCCGCATCGCCGGGCCCCTACCAGGCCCTCGTCGAGGTGATAGCTCAACAACAGGTTAACTACGAGTTCGCCCAGCGGACGATTAGGAACCTCGTGGAACTCGCAGGAGAGTCAGTTGGCGAACTCTACGCTTTTCCGACTGCCGAGCGGATTGCAGGGCTGAGCGAGGAGGAGCTGAAGAAGGCCAGACTCGGTTATAGGGCGGGCTACATAAAGTCCCTCACGGAGCTCTATTTAAAGGGTGAGCTGAACCTCGAACTCTGGGACCGGGAAGTCGATGATGCTATCAAATACCTCACGAGGTTCCGCGGGATAGGGAAGTGGAGCGCGGAGCTGTTCCTTGCTTACGGACTTAGGAAGAACGTCTATCCGGCGGGAGACCTCGGCCTGAGGAGGGGAATAGCGAAGATTTTCGGCAAAAGGCCGAAGGAGGTTAAGGAGAGGGACGTTAGGGAGCTCATCGAGCCCTACGGAAGGTGGAAGGGGCTTTTGGCCTTCTACATCCTCTGCTACGACAGGAAGACCGAGATGGAGAGGAAGGTTAAAATACGGAGTTGA
- a CDS encoding PIN domain-containing protein — translation MIRAYLDTNVLLNVWFKEEDPKTGAKLWEAPLRILELIEEGKIEGVVSIFTLMESAHVFKRNGLNPERVREIEDVGIEVYIPNELVLIDAFSFQLKLGTDPYDSVALASALASRCDVLVTRDESFRKKVREQITTLSPEEFIEWISMRDEP, via the coding sequence ATGATTAGAGCATATCTCGACACAAATGTCCTTCTGAACGTATGGTTTAAGGAAGAGGACCCAAAAACAGGAGCCAAGCTGTGGGAGGCCCCACTTCGGATTTTAGAGCTCATTGAAGAAGGCAAAATTGAAGGTGTGGTCTCAATATTCACACTTATGGAAAGCGCCCACGTCTTCAAAAGGAACGGACTGAACCCCGAGAGAGTCAGGGAGATTGAAGACGTTGGTATAGAGGTTTACATTCCCAACGAACTCGTTTTAATTGACGCTTTCTCCTTCCAACTAAAGCTTGGAACCGACCCCTATGACTCCGTTGCGCTGGCTTCTGCACTGGCATCGAGGTGTGATGTTCTGGTAACAAGGGATGAGTCATTCAGAAAGAAGGTACGGGAGCAGATAACAACACTTAGTCCGGAGGAATTTATTGAATGGATTTCCATGCGTGATGAACCATGA
- a CDS encoding N-acetylmuramoyl-L-alanine amidase → MKRLSALVIVVFLLAMVPAFHPVGATQTDLSGYTICVDAGHGGTDPGAVANGVEEKDINLAIALKVAKLLEEDGAKVVLTRDGDYYVSLSDRVSIANSAGCDIFISIHANAASDTSASGFEVYHYYGSTKGNLLATYVDEEIAKEIPLKNRGVKEAGFYVIKYTTMPAILIETGFVTNTYDVSIITDENYQWKYAYAILHGVQRYFGVPVHDPVPTVTGIRFAQHDGYFRVVLDVSQNTSYETFYYYYGYYVVVEVPNAKLADLGWSTDGDWQYTSTGSSTVPYIYATEYNGTVYVVLELNTPYAKYSAFTLSDPYRIVVDVYS, encoded by the coding sequence ATGAAGAGGTTAAGTGCACTGGTTATCGTGGTTTTCCTTCTGGCCATGGTTCCGGCCTTCCACCCGGTTGGGGCCACCCAGACGGACCTTAGCGGGTACACCATCTGCGTCGATGCTGGCCACGGCGGAACCGACCCGGGAGCGGTTGCGAACGGCGTCGAGGAAAAGGACATCAACCTCGCGATAGCCCTCAAGGTTGCCAAGCTCCTTGAGGAGGACGGTGCGAAGGTCGTTCTAACAAGGGACGGCGACTACTACGTTTCCCTCTCCGACAGGGTGAGCATAGCCAACTCCGCCGGCTGTGACATCTTCATCAGCATACACGCCAACGCCGCGAGCGACACCTCTGCGAGCGGATTCGAGGTCTACCACTACTACGGCTCGACCAAGGGTAACCTGCTCGCAACGTACGTTGACGAGGAAATAGCCAAGGAAATCCCGCTCAAGAACAGGGGCGTCAAGGAGGCCGGCTTCTACGTCATCAAGTACACCACCATGCCGGCGATACTCATCGAAACCGGCTTCGTCACCAACACCTACGACGTGAGCATCATCACCGACGAGAACTACCAGTGGAAGTACGCCTACGCGATTCTTCACGGCGTTCAGCGCTACTTCGGCGTTCCGGTCCACGACCCGGTTCCGACGGTTACAGGCATCAGGTTCGCCCAGCACGACGGTTACTTCCGCGTCGTCCTTGACGTGAGCCAGAACACGAGCTACGAGACGTTCTATTACTACTACGGCTACTACGTAGTTGTTGAGGTTCCAAACGCCAAGCTGGCCGACCTCGGCTGGAGCACCGACGGCGACTGGCAGTACACCTCGACCGGCTCATCAACCGTCCCCTACATCTACGCCACCGAGTACAACGGAACCGTTTACGTGGTCCTCGAACTCAACACACCGTACGCCAAATACAGCGCCTTCACCCTGAGCGACCCGTATAGAATCGTGGTGGACGTCTACAGCTAA
- a CDS encoding DUF512 domain-containing protein encodes MYEFTEDFKLRRITKYELDGVDERDDLVVIPPSSKAGPCGSYCLFCYLRQNPPEMIYRVSFHDTLNDPELERRIAYVSEHYPELWIRVTDTAGNVGLDEKRVESLQKAGLDEMQISVHTTKKERRIALMRSPLAGKLIDLLPLVAQTFRVIADIILTPGYNVDDIGEIIRDLASMGVAEVRLFPVGVTKYNRDVRPLTRDELIFVKETALDAGRETGIKVVIPPIFKALLGEFRLDVGPFEIEPEMPTYILTGELAYPELRRIFPRIPVVAVKNEFFGGNIGTAGLLTGRDVLRTVEKLPEVDLGLLLLPELMFYGDRTLDGLTREELVSRILVEKGYIVESALEPVEIPKILERAGAV; translated from the coding sequence GTCGATGAGCGGGACGATTTGGTAGTCATCCCCCCATCGAGCAAAGCCGGTCCGTGCGGGAGTTACTGCCTCTTCTGCTACCTCCGGCAGAATCCGCCCGAGATGATTTACCGCGTTTCCTTCCACGACACCCTGAACGACCCGGAGCTCGAGAGAAGGATTGCCTACGTGAGCGAGCACTATCCCGAGCTATGGATTCGAGTTACAGATACAGCTGGAAACGTCGGGCTCGACGAGAAGAGGGTTGAGAGCCTTCAAAAAGCCGGTCTCGACGAGATGCAGATTTCGGTTCACACGACCAAGAAGGAAAGGCGAATCGCCCTCATGAGAAGCCCGCTCGCCGGTAAACTTATAGACCTCCTTCCCCTTGTGGCCCAAACTTTCCGCGTTATAGCGGACATAATCCTCACTCCGGGCTACAACGTCGACGACATCGGGGAGATAATCCGGGATTTGGCCTCGATGGGCGTTGCCGAGGTTAGACTCTTTCCAGTCGGCGTGACGAAATACAACCGGGACGTTAGGCCCTTAACGAGGGACGAGCTAATCTTCGTCAAGGAGACGGCTCTCGATGCAGGGAGGGAGACCGGAATAAAGGTCGTGATTCCGCCGATTTTCAAGGCCCTTCTCGGCGAGTTCCGGCTCGATGTTGGTCCCTTTGAAATCGAGCCTGAGATGCCAACCTACATACTGACCGGGGAGCTGGCTTATCCAGAGCTGAGGCGAATCTTCCCGAGGATTCCCGTCGTGGCGGTTAAAAACGAGTTCTTCGGCGGGAACATAGGGACAGCGGGCCTGCTCACGGGCAGGGACGTGCTCAGAACCGTTGAAAAGCTTCCAGAGGTTGACCTCGGCCTGCTTCTTCTGCCGGAGCTGATGTTCTACGGCGACAGAACCCTTGACGGCCTCACGCGGGAGGAACTCGTTTCGAGAATCCTCGTGGAGAAGGGCTACATCGTCGAGAGCGCCCTCGAGCCGGTCGAGATACCAAAAATATTGGAGAGAGCAGGGGCGGTTTAG